From a region of the Methylomonas rapida genome:
- a CDS encoding IS4 family transposase — protein MSNWAEEEVQTANLEDQRLNKRLALLLEQLGEHPQLSIPAACGGWKETMGAYRFFNNAKTTFEKILAPHRDATIERMKSSPIVLLAQDTTEDDKNICLGPKGLGTVKDVEKHLRRLHPTVAFTPSRICLGVVKASYWPREIPSQRSERLHKGVDEKESRHWLESYQDSCALQAQMPDTLLINLADREGDIYEWFAEYHDYAPAVRAQWIVRAAQNRVLASPENGTKCLWAAVEQAPVLGYSEVNVKPRPNRTARLAHITLRAITVTLKPPKRIGYRLPELTINAVLAREDAPPSGVERLEWLLLTSLPIDCFEQAATIVMWYAVRWCIEVYFHVLKSGCQIKRLHLETEDRLLPCLALYMVIAWRVLFTLMLGRTTPDMDCEIIFDPQEWRAAYIVVKLCPPPLTPPRLGEVILLVASLGGYLGRKHDGPPGAKAMWIGLQRLRDFVIALEAQQVVAQRCV, from the coding sequence ATGAGCAACTGGGCCGAAGAAGAAGTGCAAACTGCCAATTTGGAAGATCAACGTCTAAACAAGAGATTGGCCTTGCTATTGGAGCAATTGGGCGAGCATCCACAACTCAGTATTCCGGCGGCCTGCGGAGGCTGGAAGGAGACGATGGGAGCCTATCGCTTCTTCAATAACGCTAAGACGACATTCGAGAAGATACTGGCGCCGCATCGAGATGCCACGATCGAGCGCATGAAGAGCAGCCCAATCGTGCTGCTGGCACAGGACACCACCGAGGACGATAAGAATATTTGCTTGGGGCCGAAGGGACTTGGCACAGTGAAAGACGTGGAGAAACACTTGCGCCGCCTGCATCCGACAGTTGCCTTTACGCCATCGCGTATTTGTTTGGGTGTCGTGAAAGCATCGTATTGGCCTCGAGAGATCCCAAGCCAAAGGAGTGAACGACTTCACAAAGGCGTAGACGAAAAAGAGAGTCGCCATTGGCTGGAAAGTTACCAGGACAGTTGCGCTTTACAGGCGCAAATGCCGGACACCCTGCTGATCAATCTTGCCGACAGGGAGGGCGATATTTACGAGTGGTTTGCCGAATACCATGACTACGCACCTGCGGTACGGGCTCAATGGATCGTACGTGCGGCGCAAAACCGAGTGTTGGCTTCGCCGGAGAACGGTACGAAATGCCTGTGGGCCGCCGTGGAGCAAGCTCCTGTATTGGGTTACTCTGAGGTGAACGTCAAACCGCGACCGAACCGCACGGCGCGACTGGCGCATATCACGTTACGCGCCATTACAGTGACCCTCAAACCGCCTAAGCGGATAGGGTATCGGCTACCGGAACTCACCATCAATGCGGTGCTGGCACGCGAAGATGCACCACCGTCTGGCGTGGAACGTTTGGAATGGCTATTGTTGACTAGCTTGCCGATCGATTGTTTCGAACAGGCGGCAACGATCGTCATGTGGTACGCCGTGCGGTGGTGCATTGAAGTGTACTTCCATGTGCTCAAGAGCGGATGCCAGATTAAGCGACTGCATCTGGAAACCGAGGACCGACTGCTACCTTGTTTAGCGTTGTACATGGTTATTGCCTGGCGGGTATTGTTCACGCTGATGTTGGGACGGACTACGCCGGACATGGATTGTGAAATTATCTTCGATCCACAGGAGTGGCGGGCTGCTTACATTGTGGTTAAGCTTTGCCCGCCGCCGCTTACGCCACCTCGCTTGGGCGAAGTGATTCTCTTGGTGGCGAGCTTGGGCGGTTATCTCGGACGCAAGCATGACGGGCCGCCGGGTGCCAAAGCCATGTGGATCGGACTGCAGCGTTTGCGCGATTTTGTCATTGCATTGGAAGCTCAGCAGGTTGTCGCACAGAGATGTGTATAA